The proteins below are encoded in one region of Oncorhynchus masou masou isolate Uvic2021 chromosome 15, UVic_Omas_1.1, whole genome shotgun sequence:
- the LOC135555947 gene encoding ferritin, middle subunit-like: MESQIRQNYHHDCEAAINRMINLEMFASYTYTSMAFYFSRDDVALRGFAHFFKENSDEEREHADKLLSFQNKRGGRILLQDIKKPERDEWGNGLEAMQCALQLEKNVNQALLDLHKIASDKVDPHLCDFLETHYLNEQVEAIKKLGDHITNLTKMDAVKNKMAEYLFDKHTLGGQS, encoded by the exons ATGGAGTCTCAGATCCGCCAGAACTATCACCACGATTGCGAAGCTGCCATCAACCGGATGATCAACTTGGAGATGTTTGCCTCCTACACCTACACTTCAATG GCTTTCTATTTCTCCCGTGACGATGTGGCTCTGCGTGGCTTCGCACATTTCTTCAAGGAGAACAGCGACGAGGAGCGGGAGCACGCCGACAAGCTACTCTCCTTCCAGAACAAGAGAGGTGGACGCATTTTACTCCAGGACATCAAG AAGCCAGAACGTGATGAGTGGGGCAATGGGCTGGAGGCCATGCAGTGTGCTCTGCAGCTGGAGAAGAATGTGAACCAGGCCCTGCTGGACCTGCACAAGATTGCCTCTGACAAGGTTGACCCCCAT CTGTGTGACTTCCTGGAGACCCATTACCTGAATGAGCAGGTGGAGGCCATTAAGAAGCTGGGAGACCACATCACCAACCTCACCAAGATGGATGCTGTCAAAAACAAGATGGCAGAGTACCTGTTTGACAAGCACACCCTGGGAGGCCAGAGCTAA